A stretch of the Impatiens glandulifera unplaced genomic scaffold, dImpGla2.1, whole genome shotgun sequence genome encodes the following:
- the LOC124917570 gene encoding phenylacetaldehyde reductase-like, producing MSGEGKVVCVTGASGFIASWLVKLLLDRRYTVKGTVRSLHDPKKTEHLLALDGAKERLKLFEANLIDEGSFDTAVQGCDCVFHTASPVLMSVDDPNLELIDPAVKGTLNVLNSCSKVPSIKRVVITSSMASVIFNGKPLNADVVVDETWFSDAAYCQQIKMWYMVSKTLAEEAAWKFGEENGMDLITIHPGFVIGPLLQPNLNVTSEAIPNLIKTGHDFLSDGRYRYVDVRDVAFAHIKAFEVSSAKGRYLMVGTVAYSSEVVKILRQLYPALNLTNTIREEDEKPPLYNVSKEKAKSLGVDFLPLEVSVKDTIESLVEKKLLTF from the exons ATGAGCGGAGAAGGGAAAGTGGTGTGCGTAACAGGGGCGTCGGGATTCATTGCTTCATGGCTGGTGAAGCTGCTACTGGACCGTCGCTATACCGTCAAAGGCACCGTCCGGAGTCTTC ATGACCCAAAGAAGACAGAACATTTACTAGCACTAGATGGAGCAAAGGAAAGACTTAAACTCTTTGAAGCAAACCTAATCGATGAAGGATCTTTCGATACTGCTGTCCAAGGTTGTGATTGTGTCTTTCATACAGCATCTCCTGTTCTTATGTCAGTCGATGACCCAAACTTAGAATTGATTGATCCTGCCGTAAAAGGAACACTTAATGTTCTCAATTCCTGTTCTAAAGTCCCATCTATCAAAAGGGTAGTTATAACATCATCAATGGCTTCTGTTATTTTCAATGGAAAACCTTTGAATGCTGATGTTGTAGTTGATGAGACTTGGTTTTCTGATGCAGCTTATTGTCAACAAATAAAG ATGTGGTATATGGTTTCAAAAACTTTAGCTGAAGAAGCTGCTTGgaaatttggtgaagaaaatggGATGGATTTGATTACAATCCATCCTGGATTTGTTATAGGTCCTCTTTTACAGCCAAATTTGAATGTAACCAGTGAGGCTATTCCCAACCTCATAAAAACAG GACATGACTTTTTATCTGACGGAAGATATCGATATGTGGATGTTAGAGATGTGGCGTTTGCTCATATTAAAGCGTTTGAAGTTTCTTCGGCTAAGGGGAGGTACTTGATGGTGGGAACTGTCGCATATTCCTCCGAGGTTGTCAAGATTTTGAGACAACTTTACCCTGCTCTTAATTTGACAAATACAATTAg GGAAGAGGATGAGAAGCCACCATTGTACAATGTAAGCAAGGAAAAGGCAAAGAGTTTGGGAGTTGATTTTCTTCCTTTGGAGGTGAGTGTAAAGGATACAATTGAAAGCCTTGTGGAAAAGAAACTCCTCACTTTCTGA